The following coding sequences lie in one Silene latifolia isolate original U9 population chromosome 5, ASM4854445v1, whole genome shotgun sequence genomic window:
- the LOC141656305 gene encoding uncharacterized protein LOC141656305, producing MPKTIPPMNHPDPPPPPSPWPPRVPVTIPRIPTATTSHLRNTAHTSHRIAPPNLNPPLPTTSSPPLTQPPAAVSYRTALINSIPHPQLQKNPVFSSSAPKSKDPIFPQNRVEPRIVLPPVIVNSIKTTWENTLIIKLTGKSIDSIHLSSSLRSLWKCKNHVRLIGLGRGFYSCKIENVSDLQNIRSNGPWFVLGHYVHIQPWCPNFQPSSAKINFVPTWVILPELPIEYHRTDILQAVGNALGGFIKFDPNGLSNNNARFARLSVHLDHSQPPPTRVWIGSFCQEVRLAEKQIFCFICQSRCNGACGVTNEVKCGPPHAGSGSVPEAPFPTSQESSDKSWTMVPFPGKSKFPFFFPKNVPKTTLFPTPPTHPDHSKIILTTLFPTPPTHPDHSKIILSTPLSLPVKLKLLFDLQYFNPYLYQPTLPLPFPFFIIPLTLTHTTSKEKIFKKNPMPTQNDRPHSPPLLLPIHLPPTTTSVPSKPRSDLSLTLIRSPPPPRGSNKGLLPTPTPHSARGTSKPNYLHVRTPPRLASSTRTCPASHPCQSVPASSTLPVLKPTHFPETQQIHRPSSSSRFNRPLESAPCSPLLPEMVCKPQRPLPPCSRAARSPGVPVGPHSHFASIEDSLTVDLFRERPPSCKLLQYGEDFQNSNPIESTEHLGKLGCPRLGSQRSLIVSDGVKHQGLQHPPRQRIGRGGGRGKSRGSGRAC from the coding sequence ATGCCCAAAACAATACCCCCGATGAACCACCccgacccaccaccaccaccttctCCCTGGCCACCAAGGGTCCCTGTCACCATCCCCAGAATTCCGACCGCCACCACGAGTCATTTGAGGAACACCGCGCACACTAGCCATCGAATCGCCCCTCCAAACCTTAACCCACCCTTGCCAACCACCTCCTCTCCACCACTAACCCAGCCACCGGCGGCGGTTTCTTACCGTACTGCCCTAATTAATTCTATCCCTCACCCACAACTACAAAAAAACCCCGTCTTCTCCTCCTCTGCCCCCAAATCAAAAGACCCGATTTTTCCCCAAAATCGTGTTGAACCCAGAattgttctccctccggtgattgTTAATTCCATAAAAACAACATGGGAAAACACTTTAATTATCAAGCTCACTGGAAAATCGATTGATTCTATTCACCTATCATCGTCCCTTCGCTCTTTGTGGAAGTGCAAAAATCATGTCCGGTTGATTGGGTTGGGACGTGGGTTTTACTCATGTAAAATTGAAAACGTGTCTGATCTTCAGAATATCAGGAGCAACGGGCCATGGTTTGTTCTTGGTCACTATGTCCATATCCAACCTTGGTGCCCCAATTTTCAACCATCATCAGCGAAAATCAACTTTGTCCCTACTTGGGTTATTCTCCCTGAGTTGCCTATTGAATACCACCGCACCGACATTCTTCAGGCTGTCGGAAATGCTTTAGGCGGGTTTATCAAGTTTGATCCGAATGGCTTGAGTAACAATAATGCGCGATTTGCGCGGTTGTCCGTTCATTTGGACCACTCTCAACCTCCCCCAACTAGAGTTTGGATTGGTTCCTTCTGCCAAGAGGTTCGACTTGCCGAAAAGCAAATTTTCTGTTTTATTTGTCAAAGTCGATGCAATGGGGCATGCGGGGTTACTAACGAGGTTAAGTGTGGTCCCCCTCATGCTGGCTCTGGTAGTGTTCCTGAGGCTCCCTTTCCCACTAGTCAAGAGTCTTCTGACAAAAGCTGGACCATGGTACCATTCCCAGGAAAAAGCAAATTCCCCTTTTTCTTTCCAAAAAATGTGCCAAAGACCACTTTATTTCCCACGCCACCAACTCACCCTGACCATTCAAAAATAATTCTTACCACTTTATTTCCCACTCCACCAACTCACCCTGACCATTCAAAAATAATTCTTAGTACTCCCTTGTCCCTGCCCGTGAAACTCAAGTTACTTTTCGACCTTCAATATTTTAATCCTTACCTCTATCAGCCTACCCTACCCCTTCCCTTCCCTTTTTTTATCATTCCCCTAACATTAACCCATACTACCAGCAAAGAAAAAATCTTCAAAAAAAATCCCATGCCAACCCAAAATGACAGACCACATTCTCCTCCGCTGCTGCTTCCCATCCACCTACCACCCACCACAACTTCTGTTCCATCAAAACCACGATCAGACCTTTCCCTCACCCTTATTCGTTCTCCTCCTCCACCCCGAGGCTCCAATAAAGGCCTCCTCCCAACCCCCACCCCTCACTCTGCCAGAGGTACCAGTAAACCAAACTATCTTCATGTTCGAACCCCTCCTCGTCTCGCTTCGAGTACCCGCACCTGTCCTGCGAGCCATCCTTGCCAATCCGTTCCAGCCTCCTCCACATTGCCTGTCCTTAAGCCTACTCACTTCCCGGAGACCCAACAGATTCATCGCCCCAGCTCATCTTCCAGATTTAACCGACCTCTTGAATCTGCCCCATGTTCTCCTTTGCTTCCTGAAATGGTTTGTAAACCACAAAGACCACTCCCCCCTTGCTCCCGTGCTGCCAGAAGCCCTGGAGTTCCTGTCGGACCCCACTCCCATTTTGCCTCGATTGAGGACAGTCTCACTGTTGACCTCTTTAGAGAAAGACCTCCTAGTTGCAAGCTTCTCCAATACGGTGAAGATTTTCAGAACAGCAATCCCATTGAATCAACTGAACATTTGGGTAAGCTGGGTTGCCCTCGATTGGGATCGCAGAGAAGTCTTATTGTCTCTGACGGGGTCAAACATCAAGGTCTCCAGCACCCTCCTAGGCAGAGAATTGGACGCGGAGGGGGACGCGGGAAATCCAGAGGCTCTGGCAGGGCCTGTTAa